In one Streptomyces marincola genomic region, the following are encoded:
- a CDS encoding ABC transporter substrate-binding protein, with the protein MSMHARWRRIRTASIGVVSVGLLATACGGGSDNGGSSADSDTLIVYTGLAGDWPRVFNPYLPTVSEGPGTIFEPLFFYNIARQDDPAPRLGTEYAWNDDGTELSITLREGVEWSDGEPFTADDVAFTLNMLLENEALNTQNFQGEPTVVDDTHLTVSFEEPAYMKAPDLLGKTWIVPEHIWGELEDPGTDQIPEPVGTGPFTLQEFSPQAFTLAANENYWDGAPELPEVRYVALSGNQAGADALAAGEIDFQTGPVPDMANFEANHEGYKDVTVHAFQMVLDTCSNAELGCTGPQTDPAVRQAIYYAMDREQLNTLAFQNTADEMSPGFALPERDAGYVSADLENQTVPMNADIARAQEILEGAGWTMGGDGIYEKDGERLSMTVRVVTGWTDYITAVNTLSEQLKEAGIELTPQPASNNETMDARGRGDFQLQIDSQYPGPTPDPYYVYNNFFNSDNTVPVGETANPNFARYSNPAVDDAIAELNQINPADTEQRQPYYDIIQAEIERDMPYIPIMLGGNTSQFNSAKFTGWPTDVNLYAYPAVWQRPDQAEIYRSLEPTGE; encoded by the coding sequence ATGTCCATGCACGCGAGGTGGCGGCGCATACGAACAGCGTCGATCGGAGTGGTGTCGGTCGGGCTGCTGGCCACCGCTTGCGGTGGCGGTTCGGACAACGGTGGTTCGAGTGCCGACAGCGACACGCTGATCGTCTACACCGGCCTCGCCGGCGACTGGCCCCGCGTCTTCAACCCGTACCTGCCGACGGTCTCCGAGGGCCCGGGCACCATCTTCGAGCCGCTGTTCTTCTACAACATCGCGCGCCAGGACGACCCAGCGCCCAGGCTCGGCACGGAATACGCGTGGAACGATGACGGCACCGAGCTGTCCATCACCCTCCGCGAGGGCGTCGAGTGGTCGGACGGCGAGCCGTTCACCGCGGACGACGTGGCCTTCACCCTGAACATGCTGCTGGAGAACGAGGCCCTCAACACCCAGAACTTCCAGGGTGAGCCGACGGTCGTGGACGACACGCACCTGACCGTGTCGTTCGAGGAGCCGGCCTACATGAAGGCCCCCGACCTGCTCGGCAAGACCTGGATCGTGCCCGAGCACATCTGGGGCGAGCTGGAGGACCCGGGGACGGACCAGATACCCGAGCCGGTGGGCACCGGGCCGTTCACCTTGCAGGAGTTCAGCCCGCAGGCGTTCACGCTCGCCGCGAACGAGAACTACTGGGACGGCGCCCCCGAGCTGCCCGAGGTCCGCTACGTCGCCCTCTCCGGCAACCAGGCCGGTGCAGACGCCCTGGCCGCCGGTGAGATCGACTTCCAGACCGGCCCGGTGCCGGACATGGCCAACTTCGAGGCCAACCACGAGGGGTACAAGGACGTCACCGTCCACGCCTTCCAGATGGTGCTCGACACCTGCTCCAACGCCGAACTCGGCTGCACCGGCCCGCAGACCGACCCGGCCGTGCGCCAGGCCATCTACTACGCGATGGACCGCGAGCAGCTGAACACGCTGGCCTTCCAGAACACCGCGGACGAGATGTCCCCCGGCTTCGCGCTGCCCGAGCGCGACGCCGGCTACGTCTCGGCCGACCTGGAGAACCAGACCGTGCCGATGAACGCCGACATCGCGCGGGCCCAGGAGATCCTTGAGGGCGCCGGCTGGACCATGGGCGGCGACGGCATCTACGAGAAGGACGGCGAGCGGCTGTCCATGACCGTGCGCGTGGTCACCGGCTGGACCGACTACATCACGGCCGTCAACACCCTGTCGGAGCAGCTGAAGGAGGCCGGCATCGAGCTGACCCCGCAGCCCGCCTCCAACAACGAGACGATGGACGCCCGCGGTCGCGGTGACTTCCAGCTCCAGATCGACTCGCAGTACCCGGGCCCGACGCCGGACCCGTACTACGTGTACAACAACTTCTTCAACAGCGACAACACCGTTCCGGTCGGCGAAACCGCCAACCCGAACTTCGCGCGGTACTCCAACCCGGCCGTCGACGACGCCATCGCCGAGCTGAACCAGATCAACCCGGCGGACACCGAGCAGCGGCAGCCGTACTACGACATCATCCAGGCCGAGATCGAGCGGGACATGCCGTACATCCCGATCATGCTCGGCGGCAACACCAGCCAGTTCAACTCGGCGAAGTTCACCGGTTGGCCGACGGACGTCAATCTCTACGCCTACCCCGCGGTCTGGCAGCGCCCCGACCAGGCGGAGATCTACCGCAGCCTCGAACCGACCGGTGAGTGA
- a CDS encoding ROK family transcriptional regulator, with protein MSGPAGTTPHASSRAAVLDVIRAAGTISRVGLVKATGFTGATISTVVRRLIDDGLVLETGRAESTGGKRRVLLQLNQSSRFAVGVHLDHAGLTYVLTNLGGSVVARMSRAGVGTDDPPVVVARIATEVDALIDGAGIDRSRILGLGFVTPGPLDQTGGMPLTPPAMRHWEHFPLDRELGAAVGLPVVLENDATAAALGEHWSGDIGGTATFAALYMGTGIGAGLMINGVTYRGAGGNAGEIGHICVDIEGPECWCGARGCTEQLAGPGAVVGAALADPELVRSAGLTSTGERPRRVADFAAITRAALRGDPRARTLLERSARYLAVAARTLANIMDLEQVVLTGPSLAIAGSIYLPVVQEELDRSFFSRATHSVPVRLSRSAATAPAIGAAALVLQSELVPLREGLRLPDNLGDAEPSGQPAVR; from the coding sequence GTGAGCGGACCAGCGGGGACCACACCCCACGCCAGCAGCCGGGCTGCTGTCCTGGACGTGATCCGTGCGGCCGGAACCATCAGCCGGGTCGGACTCGTCAAGGCCACCGGGTTCACCGGTGCCACCATCTCCACCGTGGTCCGGCGGCTGATCGACGACGGACTCGTGCTTGAGACGGGACGGGCCGAGTCCACCGGCGGCAAGCGCCGGGTGCTGCTACAGCTCAACCAGTCCTCCCGGTTCGCTGTCGGCGTGCATCTGGACCACGCGGGGCTCACGTATGTGCTCACCAACCTGGGTGGTTCGGTGGTCGCCCGGATGTCCCGCGCGGGTGTCGGCACCGACGATCCCCCGGTCGTCGTGGCCAGGATCGCCACGGAAGTCGACGCGCTGATCGACGGAGCCGGTATCGACCGCAGCAGGATACTGGGCCTCGGATTCGTCACTCCGGGGCCCTTGGACCAAACCGGCGGCATGCCGCTGACCCCGCCCGCGATGCGGCACTGGGAGCACTTCCCGCTCGACCGCGAACTCGGCGCGGCCGTCGGCCTGCCGGTCGTCCTGGAGAACGACGCGACCGCCGCGGCACTCGGGGAGCACTGGTCGGGCGACATCGGCGGGACGGCGACGTTCGCGGCCCTCTACATGGGCACGGGCATCGGGGCCGGCCTGATGATCAACGGGGTCACCTACCGCGGCGCGGGCGGCAACGCCGGCGAGATCGGCCACATCTGCGTCGACATCGAGGGTCCCGAGTGCTGGTGCGGCGCACGCGGCTGCACCGAGCAACTGGCCGGTCCTGGCGCGGTCGTCGGCGCGGCCCTGGCCGACCCCGAGCTGGTCAGGTCGGCCGGTCTGACCAGCACCGGCGAACGGCCCAGGCGCGTCGCGGACTTCGCCGCCATCACCCGCGCCGCGCTGCGCGGCGACCCGCGGGCCAGAACGCTGCTCGAACGCTCCGCGCGCTACCTCGCGGTCGCCGCCCGCACCCTGGCCAACATCATGGACCTCGAACAAGTGGTCCTCACCGGCCCGAGCCTGGCCATCGCCGGGTCGATCTACCTGCCCGTGGTCCAGGAGGAGCTGGACCGGTCCTTCTTCTCGCGGGCCACCCACTCCGTGCCGGTGCGCCTGTCCCGCTCCGCGGCCACGGCGCCGGCCATCGGCGCCGCCGCCCTGGTGCTCCAGTCCGAACTGGTGCCGCTGCGCGAGGGCTTGCGGCTGCCGGACAACCTCGGGGACGCGGAGCCGAGCGGGCAGCCGGCCGTGCGCTGA
- a CDS encoding dipeptide/oligopeptide/nickel ABC transporter permease/ATP-binding protein yields MTNPSPLAGSPDQGTPGQAAPVKSAPPPPARESGMRALLPSWSPKLGIGLALVLGIVLFGALGPMLVGDPDAINSIGMTEPSGDYWLGTTQTGQDVLAQLAHAVRGSLMVGLVVGILATVLSALFGIIGGYAGGAVDEGFSLLSNVMLVIPGLPLVIVIAGFVPAQDRGWWTVALVLAITGWAASARVLRAQTLSLRNRDYVAAARVAGEKRWRIITVEILPNLLPLLASQFVFAVIAAILAEAGLSFLGLGAANSHTLGTMLYYAQNGFALQYEAWWWFGPPGLMIALFGCGLSLINFSIDEIINPKLRVPKATGKADAPPPVTPAAPVAGAAAEAPPAVAGDQAAERGNAVLTVRNLNVVYRTDNPVHAVKDVSITLGRGEILGLAGESGCGKTTLAYAVNRLHRPPAEVSSGSVVFHDRDGGDIDLLALDAEDLRRFRWAKLSMVFQGAMNSLNPVISIHEQLDDVLLTHKPDMSKEERRARCEEVLRLVRVDPARLDSFPHELSGGMRQRVMIAMAMLLDPQVMIMDEPTTALDVVVQRGILQEIIRLRDELGFAVVFITHDLPMLLELSDRIAVMRAGEVVEYAPAREIYERPKHPYTRQLLGSFPSLTGERGAFIRTGESSFTKNEGAPQ; encoded by the coding sequence GTGACCAATCCAAGCCCGCTCGCCGGCAGCCCCGACCAGGGCACGCCGGGCCAGGCGGCCCCCGTCAAGTCGGCGCCCCCGCCACCGGCGCGCGAGAGCGGCATGCGCGCGCTGCTGCCGAGCTGGTCGCCCAAGCTCGGCATCGGGCTCGCGCTGGTCCTCGGCATCGTCCTGTTCGGTGCCCTTGGCCCCATGCTGGTCGGCGACCCGGACGCCATCAACAGCATCGGCATGACCGAGCCGAGCGGCGACTACTGGCTCGGCACCACCCAGACCGGGCAGGACGTGCTCGCCCAGCTGGCGCACGCCGTGCGCGGCTCGCTCATGGTCGGCCTGGTCGTCGGCATCCTCGCCACTGTCCTGTCCGCCCTCTTCGGCATCATCGGCGGCTACGCGGGCGGCGCGGTGGACGAGGGCTTCTCCCTGCTGTCCAACGTCATGCTGGTCATCCCCGGCCTGCCGCTGGTCATCGTCATCGCGGGCTTCGTGCCCGCCCAGGACCGCGGCTGGTGGACCGTCGCGCTGGTGCTCGCCATCACCGGCTGGGCCGCCTCCGCGCGGGTGCTGCGCGCCCAGACCCTCTCGCTGCGCAACCGCGACTACGTGGCCGCGGCCCGGGTGGCGGGGGAGAAGCGGTGGCGCATCATCACCGTGGAGATCCTGCCGAACCTGCTGCCGCTGCTCGCCTCGCAGTTCGTCTTCGCCGTCATCGCGGCCATCCTGGCCGAGGCCGGCCTGTCGTTCCTCGGCCTTGGCGCCGCCAACTCCCACACCCTGGGCACCATGCTGTACTACGCCCAGAACGGCTTCGCGCTCCAGTACGAGGCCTGGTGGTGGTTCGGCCCGCCCGGCCTGATGATCGCGCTGTTCGGCTGCGGCCTCTCGCTGATCAACTTCAGCATCGACGAGATCATCAACCCCAAGCTGCGCGTGCCCAAGGCGACCGGCAAGGCCGACGCGCCGCCGCCGGTCACCCCGGCGGCCCCGGTCGCCGGCGCCGCCGCCGAGGCCCCGCCCGCCGTGGCCGGCGACCAGGCCGCCGAGCGGGGGAACGCGGTCCTCACCGTCCGCAACCTCAACGTGGTCTACCGGACCGACAACCCGGTGCACGCGGTCAAGGACGTCTCGATCACCCTGGGCCGCGGCGAGATCCTGGGCCTCGCCGGCGAGTCCGGCTGCGGCAAGACGACGCTGGCCTACGCCGTCAACCGGCTGCACCGCCCGCCGGCCGAGGTCTCCTCGGGCTCGGTCGTCTTCCACGACCGCGACGGCGGGGACATCGACCTGCTGGCCCTGGACGCCGAGGACCTGCGCCGCTTCCGCTGGGCGAAGCTCTCCATGGTCTTCCAGGGGGCGATGAACTCCCTCAACCCGGTCATCTCCATCCACGAACAGCTCGACGACGTGCTCCTCACGCACAAGCCGGACATGTCCAAGGAGGAGCGGCGCGCCCGCTGCGAAGAGGTGCTGCGCCTGGTCCGGGTGGACCCCGCCCGCCTCGACTCCTTCCCGCACGAGCTGTCGGGCGGCATGCGGCAGCGCGTCATGATCGCCATGGCGATGCTGCTCGACCCGCAGGTCATGATCATGGACGAGCCGACCACGGCGCTCGACGTGGTCGTGCAGCGCGGCATCCTCCAGGAGATCATCCGGCTGCGCGACGAACTGGGCTTCGCCGTCGTCTTCATCACGCACGACCTGCCGATGCTGCTCGAACTGAGCGACCGCATCGCGGTCATGCGGGCCGGCGAGGTCGTCGAGTACGCGCCGGCGCGTGAGATCTACGAGCGCCCCAAGCACCCGTACACCCGTCAGCTGCTCGGCTCCTTCCCGAGCCTGACCGGCGAGCGCGGCGCGTTCATCCGCACCGGCGAGTCGTCATTCACGAAGAACGAGGGAGCGCCGCAGTGA
- a CDS encoding ABC transporter permease has translation MRYYARKLGFYLVALWAALTLNFFIPRMMPGNPVDTLLAKLQQRGGSVGPDVREAYALMLGTDTGEPLWDQYFSYLANMLRGDLGVSVSVFPEEVTTVIAQSLPWTIVLVGIATFLSFLVGVVLGMVVGWKRGTWLDSLIPATTVLSAVPYFWLALIFVMFFSTSLAWFPLNGGYDVSLSTGWTWEFISSAIYHGFLPALTIVVSSVGGWLLGMRNMMVSTMSEDYILTARAKGLRNNRIMTRYAARNAVLPSVAGFAISLGFVVSGSIITEQVFSYPGIGGKLLQAVENSDYALMQGIFLVITVAVLAANLVVDLLYGFIDPRTRVEN, from the coding sequence ATGAGGTACTACGCCCGGAAGCTCGGGTTCTACCTGGTCGCCCTGTGGGCGGCCCTGACCCTGAACTTCTTCATTCCACGAATGATGCCGGGCAACCCAGTCGACACGCTGCTGGCCAAGCTCCAGCAGCGTGGCGGCTCGGTTGGACCCGATGTGCGCGAGGCCTACGCGCTGATGCTCGGTACGGACACGGGGGAACCCCTGTGGGACCAGTACTTCTCGTACCTGGCCAACATGCTGCGCGGGGACCTGGGAGTCTCGGTCAGCGTCTTCCCCGAAGAGGTCACCACGGTCATCGCGCAGTCCTTGCCCTGGACGATCGTGCTCGTGGGCATCGCGACCTTCCTGTCATTCCTGGTGGGCGTCGTGCTCGGCATGGTGGTGGGCTGGAAGCGCGGGACCTGGCTCGACTCGCTCATTCCGGCCACCACCGTGCTCTCGGCCGTGCCGTACTTCTGGCTCGCGCTGATCTTCGTGATGTTCTTCTCCACGTCCCTGGCGTGGTTCCCGCTGAACGGCGGCTACGACGTCTCCCTGTCCACCGGCTGGACCTGGGAGTTCATCAGCTCCGCGATCTACCACGGCTTCCTGCCCGCCCTGACGATCGTCGTCTCCTCCGTCGGCGGGTGGCTGCTCGGCATGCGGAACATGATGGTCTCCACCATGTCCGAGGACTACATCCTCACCGCGCGGGCCAAGGGCCTGCGCAACAACCGGATCATGACCCGCTACGCCGCGCGGAACGCGGTCCTGCCCTCGGTGGCCGGCTTCGCCATCTCGCTCGGCTTCGTGGTCTCCGGCTCCATCATCACCGAACAGGTCTTCTCCTACCCCGGCATCGGCGGCAAGCTGCTCCAGGCCGTGGAGAACAGCGACTACGCCCTGATGCAGGGGATCTTCCTCGTCATCACGGTGGCGGTGCTGGCCGCCAACCTGGTCGTCGACCTGCTGTACGGCTTCATCGACCCGCGTACCCGAGTCGAGAACTGA
- a CDS encoding ABC transporter ATP-binding protein: protein MTALEVRDLVKDYAIRSGLRSSTLRAVDHVSFTLTPGKTVALVGESGSGKSTVAKMLARLERPTGGEIIATKADGTPVADREYRDHVQMVFQDPFASLNPFHTIEHHLARPLRLHGRAKSREETRALVDQLLERVNLTPARSIAPRRPHELSGGQRQRVAIARALAPGAQVVVADEPVSMLDVSIRLGVLNLLARLQREDSLAVLYITHDLATARHFSDEILVMYRGHVVERGPSDDVILTPRHSYTKLLAAAAPNPDERGRSLAASPGAIEKEDLTRMYDHHTQSWHPFDKAAPIAAALANPAGGASS, encoded by the coding sequence GTGACCGCTCTTGAGGTCCGCGACCTGGTCAAGGACTACGCCATCCGCTCGGGGCTGCGCTCCTCCACGCTGCGCGCGGTGGACCACGTCTCCTTCACCCTCACGCCGGGCAAGACCGTCGCGCTCGTGGGGGAGTCGGGCTCGGGCAAGTCCACCGTCGCCAAGATGCTCGCCCGGCTCGAACGGCCCACCGGCGGCGAGATCATCGCGACCAAGGCCGACGGCACCCCGGTGGCGGACCGGGAGTACCGCGACCACGTGCAGATGGTGTTCCAGGACCCGTTCGCCTCGCTCAACCCCTTCCACACCATCGAGCACCACCTGGCCAGGCCGCTGCGGCTGCACGGCCGGGCCAAGAGCCGCGAGGAGACCAGGGCACTGGTCGACCAGCTGCTCGAACGCGTCAACCTCACCCCGGCGCGCTCCATCGCGCCGCGCCGCCCGCACGAGCTGTCGGGCGGGCAGCGCCAGCGCGTCGCCATCGCGCGGGCGCTCGCGCCCGGCGCGCAGGTCGTGGTCGCCGACGAGCCGGTGTCGATGCTGGACGTGTCCATCCGGCTCGGCGTGCTCAACCTGCTCGCGCGCCTCCAGCGCGAGGACAGCCTCGCGGTGCTGTACATCACCCACGACCTCGCCACCGCGCGGCACTTCTCCGACGAGATCCTTGTCATGTACCGCGGGCACGTCGTCGAGCGGGGCCCGTCGGACGACGTGATCCTCACCCCGCGGCACTCGTACACCAAGCTGCTCGCCGCCGCCGCGCCCAACCCGGACGAACGCGGCAGGTCGCTGGCCGCCTCGCCGGGAGCGATCGAGAAGGAGGACCTGACCCGGATGTACGACCACCACACCCAGTCGTGGCACCCGTTCGACAAGGCCGCCCCGATCGCCGCGGCGCTCGCCAACCCGGCGGGGGGCGCGTCCTCATGA